A region of the Nitrospirae bacterium CG2_30_53_67 genome:
AGGGTTCGAGGATTCCAGGGTTACGCTTCGCGTGCCCCGCTTTTCTCTATCTTTGCCGTCTGCGACGGCTACTACACTGAGGTATCTTGGGGTCAAGGGGTCAAGTGTTTGTTTTCCAGTGATTTCATCAGATCCTTGAGCATCCGCTCAACCTCTTCAGAAAATCTTTTTGCTGTTTTTTAAATCTCCAAGCATCATTGATAAGACTGGGGCCCTTCCTTTAACTCCTTGTAGTTTTTGAGCACTTCACTTGACCCCTGGAATCCTTGATCCCTTGACCCCTGATGTTTTCACCCACTTTTTAAAGATGATCCAAACGATTCGAACGGCTTGAACCATTCCTTAATGACCCGCCCCGCCGTACAAGAAACATCGGACCCACCGGTTGTTTTCCCTGGGGATCAACGGAGGCGGAAGATGATCGCACGGTTTAAATCTTTCCGGACATCTTGTATGGAACAAACATCCCGGAGGAGGGTTGGAGGCGCTCGGGATCTCTCCCATCAGAGGGACCTTTTTACGCCGGAGAGTCGGATCCGGCACCGGAATCGCTGAAAAGAGCGCCTTGGTATAGGGATGAAGGGGGGATTCATAGAGATCGTTCCGGCCGGCGACCTCCATAATCTTTCCCAAATACATCACGGCCACCCTGTCGCACAGATACTCCACCACACTCAGATCGTGAGAAATAAAAACATAAGTTAGACCGTATCTCTCCTTAAGATCCCCGAGCAAATTCAGGACCTGCGCCCGAATCGATACATCCAGCGCCGATACCGGCTCATCGGCAATGATGATCCGGGGATGAACGGCCAGCGCACGGGCAATCCCCACGCGCTGCCTCTGCCCGCCGCTGAATTCATGGGGGTATTTGCCGTAGTCATCTTCTGAAAGGCCGACGTCCCGGAGCAAGGAGAGGACCTTCTCTGTTCTCTTGTTTTTTGAGAGTTGTCTTAGGTTGATCCTGATGGACTCCTCAATAGCCTCCCCGGCGGTCATGCGGGGATTCAGGGATGCAAAAGGATCCTGGAAGATGATCTGCATCTCGGACCGGATCTTGCGCATATCCGAACGGCTCTTTTTAAGGATATCCTCCTGGTGAAGGAGGATCTCGCCCTCGGTCGGTTCAACAAGGCGGAGGATGCACTTCCCGACCGTGGACTTCCCGCAGCCGGATTCTCCAACCAGTCCCAGGGTCTCGCCTTCATGAAGGGTCAGGTCCACGCCGTCCACGGCACGAACCATCTGCCGCCCCAGTTTCATGAAGCCTCTTTGAATAGGGAAATATTTCTTCAGTCCTTTGACTTCAAGAATGGCCGACAAGATGAACTCCAAATAGAGATCCAGGGTTCAAGGGTTCCAGGGTTCAAGGATTCAAGTGAAATACTTAAAGGCAAGCACAATCTCCAGAGAAAAACACTATAACACCTGAACCCTCGGCCCCTTATGTTTTGAGCACTTCACTCGACCCCTTGAACCCTTGACCCCTCGGACCCTCAGGTTCTTGAAAAGCACTTCACTCGACCCCTGGAATCCTTGACCGCTTGACCCCTGATATTTTCATGACGTGACCACCCCGACATGCTTGAAACACCGGACAAAATGTCCGGATTCCATCTCCACCAGATCAGGGTTCCGCTGCCGGCATTCTCCGGTGACATGGACGCAGCGATCCGAAAACTTGCACCATGGGGCGACATCAATCAGATCCGATACCGTGCCGGGAATGGCCTTGAGACGATCCCTCGCTCCGTGGCTGCCGATGCGGGGAATGGATTGCATCAGCCCGATGGTATAGGGATGACAGGGCCGTTGGAAAAGGTCCACGGTCCGGGCATGCTCCACAACCTCTCCGGCATACATGACCACGGTCCGATCCGCCATTTCCGCAATGACGCCGAGATCGTGTGTGATCATGAGGATGGACATGTCGGATTCCTCACGGATATTGCTCATGAGATCGAGGATCTGGGCCTGTATGGTCACATCCAGTGCGGTCGTGGGCTCGTCTGCAATCAGGATGGAAGGGCTCCCGGATAGGGCCATGGCGATCATCACGCGCTGCCGCATCCCTCCGGAAAGCTGGTGAGGATATTCAGAGATCCGCTGCTCCGGGGAAGGGATCTGCACCGATTTCAGAAGCTGCACGGTTTTATCCATGGCCTCCTTCTTCATGAGGTTCTGATGCGCCATGACGGCCTCTGCAATCTGGTCCCCGACTGTAAAGACCGGGTTCAGGGAGGTCATGGGCTCCTGAAAGATCATGGAGATCCTGTTCCCCCGAATTTTCCGCATCTCCTCGGAATCGAGTGCAAGGAGATTGCGGCCTTCAAACAAAATCTCCCCTGTGACCACCCTTGCCGGAGGCATGAGAAGAAGTCTCATGATGGAAAGGGCCGTTACGCTCTTGCCGCACCCGGACTCCCCCACCATACCGAGAACCTCTCCTTTTTCCAAGGTCAAAGAGAGATGATTCACGGCCTGCACCACACCGGCATCGGTATGAAAATGGATGGTCAGATTTTTGATTTCAAGGATGGGCATGGGATGATGGATTCCATAGGGACGACCCGGGATCGGGTATAACGAAAACAAGAGCCGATGGTTCAGCCGGCTTTTTTGCCTCCGCTCTCGACCAGTCGGAGAAAGGTTGAGGCCTCTCTGTTTTGCGGGTCGATCTGCTGCGCCGTATGCCACTCCTCTACAGCCAGGTCTTTTTTGCCTTGCTTGTAATAGGTCAGGCCGAGATGAAGAAAGACCGGCACATAGGCCGGATTGACGGTTTTTGCCTGCTGCAAATATTTGACCGCGTTGTTCAGATCCCCTTTCTCACGGTGAGCCAGTCCGATTTTGATGAGGATCTCCATAGAATTAGGCCGCATCTTCAATGCCATGAGGTATTCATGGATCGCTTCGTTGAACCAGCCGATCTCATGGTAGGCATCACCGGTTTCCACATGCATCCCCGCCAATTTCCCCTGCACAAATGGATCAATGAAATAAGGGGCGGACTGGACGATATCGGCCGCGTTTTTAAACACGGCTTCGGCTTCTTCAAACTTTCCACTTTCATTGAGGCAGATCACCAGATTCAACGCGGCTTCTGTATAATTCGGGTTGATTTCAAGGGCCTTGCGGAAGGATCGGGAGGCCTTGTTAAACTTGCCGTCCGCATGGTAGATCATCCCGAGTTTACTGTGGACCTCGGCAAGCTTCTCTTCTTGTTCAAGGACCATCTCAAAACACTTTCTGGCCTCTTCGAACTCCCCATGTGAAAAGTGCGTTTTCCCCCGGATGTACATCTCCTGAACGGCTTCTTTCATAGAAGGCTCCTTCTGATGGGTCGCATATGGTCAAACCCTAACCACCAACCAGTAGAGAACACAGAGTATTTCTCTCAGCACTCTGTGGTTTCATCTCTTACCCTTTTTGTGAAACTTTGACATGATCATTCTTTCTGGAATTCTAAACAATTCTGCCGGTGAATGCAACTTTTTTCAGGTTTTCAATAGGGTTCTTCTCCCATCCAGTGGGTAAGAAGGGTTCGAGGATTCCAGGGTTCAAGGGGTCAAGTGAAATACTGAAACGCAAGCAAAATCTCCAGAGAAAAACACTGGAACCCTTGAACCCTAGGACCCTCGGCCCCTTATGTTTTTAGCGCTTCACTTGACCCCTGGAATCCTTGACCCCTTGACCCCTGATGTTTTCACCCACTCTTTTGGAGATGACCTTTTAATATAAACACCCTCCGTGCAGATTCGGGCGGGCCTCCTCACTCAACGGGAAGGCCATGAGCCTTTACAGGAAACATTCACCGGCTCTTCTTTAAGAACCTGAAAAATTCCGATTCCGGGCCGATAAGCAGAAGGGTCTTGTCCGGCAATGATTTTTTATACGCATCCATAGACCGGATGAACTCAAAAAACTCAGGGTCATTCTGAAAGGCCTCCGCATAAATTTTAGTGGCTGAGGCATCCCCTTCGCCTTTGAGCTCCTGGGATTTTCGTTTTGCCTCGGCCAGGATGATGGTCTTCTCCTTTTCCGCCTCGGCCCGGATCTTCATGGCCGCCTCTTCACCTTCGGAACGGTACCTCTTGGCCTCCTGCTCCCGCTCCGCCTTCATCCGGTCATAGACATGTTTCTCATTTTCCGGCGGAAGGTCCGCTCTCTTGATCCGGACATCCACCACTTCGATCCCATAAGAGAGGGCCTTTCGGTTGGTATCCTGTGTCACCGTCTTCATGATCTGGGATCGGTTTTCTGAAACCATCTGGATGAGATCATATTTTCCGAGCTCCGCCCTGAGATTCGAGTAGATAATGTCGTCCAGGCGGGCCTGCGCCCCGAATTCATTCCGCATGGTCTGATAGAACCTCAGCGGGTCCTTGATTCTCCATTTTGCAAAGTTGTCCACCACCAGGTTCTTCTTATCCCTGGTAATGATTCCTTTAGCCGCCGCATCATATTCCAGAATCCGATTGTCAAAAAAGATGACCTGCTGGACAAAGGGGACCTTGACATGAAGGCCTGGGTCATGGATGGTCCGGACCGGCTTTCCCAATTGCACCAGAAGGGCCGATTCCGTCTGATCCACGGTAAAGAGAACCTGGGAGAGGGACAACATGGCCAGGATGATCAGGACGCCGGCCACGGCAGAAAGTTTTTTCATCTCTTCCTCCTTGCTTATGGTTTGGCCTTTTCCTGCCCGCCTTTTTCCATCAGCCGTTCGAGCGGGAGGTAGGGCAACACTCTTTCAGATACGTTCTGATCCAGGAGAACCTTTTCCATCCGGGGAAGGATCTCCTCAAGGGTTTCCAGGTAGATTCTGGTCCTCGTGACATCCTTAGCCTTCTTATACTCGGCAAGGACCTGAAGGAAGCGGCTGGCATCCCCTTTGGCCTCATTGATCTTGGCCTCACGGTAGGCCTGTGCCTCATTGATGATCTGCTGGGCCATACCCTTGGCCTTGGGGAGGATGTCATTTCGGTAACCCATAGACTGGTTCTCGATCTTTTCCTTGTCCTCTTTGGCCGAGGCCACATCCTTGAAGGCGGCGATCACCGGCTCGGGAGGGAGGACATCCTGCAGTTGGACCGCGTCCACCATGATTCCGACCTCGTACCGGTCCAGGATCCCCTGGAGCAGGGTCATGGTATCCTGCTGGATCTGGAACTTTCCCTCGGTCAGAACTTCATCGATCTTATTCTTGCCGACCACCTCGCGGATGGCTGCCTCTGCCGCATCCTTGATGGTCTTCTCCTGATCACGGATGTTGAAGAGATAAGAGACCGGGTCCTGGATCCGGTACTGCACAATAAACTCCAGGGCCACGATATTGGCGTCTCCGGTGAGCATCAGGGCCTCGGCGGGAACCTCCCGATACCGGGCCGGCGAACCGGAGTCGACGGTTCTAAATCCCACCTCCACCCGGTGAACCTTGGTCACCTTGGGCTTGAGCGCCGATTCCACAGGAAAAGGGATATGCCAGTGCGGGCCAGGCTGCGCAGTTCTCACCATCTTTCCGAACCGCTTCACCACCCCCATCTCATCCGGGGCCACAATAAAAATCCCGGATAAAACCCACAAGGCCAGAATCACCATCACGATGGCCCCTGCCCCCGGGATCTTATGCTTCAAAGACTTGAAAGACCGGAACGATTCTTCAAATTTTT
Encoded here:
- a CDS encoding HflK protein; amino-acid sequence: MPWNPGSPGGGPWGEGPLPIEDMVKKFEESFRSFKSLKHKIPGAGAIVMVILALWVLSGIFIVAPDEMGVVKRFGKMVRTAQPGPHWHIPFPVESALKPKVTKVHRVEVGFRTVDSGSPARYREVPAEALMLTGDANIVALEFIVQYRIQDPVSYLFNIRDQEKTIKDAAEAAIREVVGKNKIDEVLTEGKFQIQQDTMTLLQGILDRYEVGIMVDAVQLQDVLPPEPVIAAFKDVASAKEDKEKIENQSMGYRNDILPKAKGMAQQIINEAQAYREAKINEAKGDASRFLQVLAEYKKAKDVTRTRIYLETLEEILPRMEKVLLDQNVSERVLPYLPLERLMEKGGQEKAKP
- a CDS encoding peptide ABC transporter ATP-binding protein, which gives rise to MPILEIKNLTIHFHTDAGVVQAVNHLSLTLEKGEVLGMVGESGCGKSVTALSIMRLLLMPPARVVTGEILFEGRNLLALDSEEMRKIRGNRISMIFQEPMTSLNPVFTVGDQIAEAVMAHQNLMKKEAMDKTVQLLKSVQIPSPEQRISEYPHQLSGGMRQRVMIAMALSGSPSILIADEPTTALDVTIQAQILDLMSNIREESDMSILMITHDLGVIAEMADRTVVMYAGEVVEHARTVDLFQRPCHPYTIGLMQSIPRIGSHGARDRLKAIPGTVSDLIDVAPWCKFSDRCVHVTGECRQRNPDLVEMESGHFVRCFKHVGVVTS
- a CDS encoding HflC protein yields the protein MKKLSAVAGVLIILAMLSLSQVLFTVDQTESALLVQLGKPVRTIHDPGLHVKVPFVQQVIFFDNRILEYDAAAKGIITRDKKNLVVDNFAKWRIKDPLRFYQTMRNEFGAQARLDDIIYSNLRAELGKYDLIQMVSENRSQIMKTVTQDTNRKALSYGIEVVDVRIKRADLPPENEKHVYDRMKAEREQEAKRYRSEGEEAAMKIRAEAEKEKTIILAEAKRKSQELKGEGDASATKIYAEAFQNDPEFFEFIRSMDAYKKSLPDKTLLLIGPESEFFRFLKKSR